A window from Actimicrobium sp. CCC2.4 encodes these proteins:
- a CDS encoding ubiquinone biosynthesis accessory factor UbiJ — MTLSPLPLVAPAAINHLLAPEQWARTRLMAHAGKTACFDLGLFALALQIEPDGYVSAAADGVTASVTIRIKPADLPLILANRSRAFSYVVIDGDADLANTISQLSQSLHWEAEADLSRVVGDLAAVRLVAGAKSLMQTVSSTHQKLAETTAEYFLEENPMLKRPQAVREFATDVARLRDDVERMAKRIARLKGRTQ, encoded by the coding sequence ATGACACTCTCTCCTCTCCCCCTAGTTGCACCCGCCGCCATCAATCACTTGCTCGCGCCCGAGCAGTGGGCGCGTACCCGTCTGATGGCGCATGCCGGCAAGACCGCCTGCTTTGACCTCGGCCTGTTCGCGCTGGCCTTGCAGATCGAACCGGATGGCTATGTCAGCGCCGCTGCCGACGGAGTCACTGCCAGCGTGACGATCCGTATCAAGCCGGCCGACCTGCCGTTGATCCTGGCCAACCGCAGTCGCGCTTTTTCGTATGTGGTCATCGATGGCGATGCCGATCTGGCTAACACGATTTCACAACTGAGCCAGTCGCTGCATTGGGAGGCGGAAGCCGATCTGAGCCGCGTAGTCGGCGATCTCGCTGCGGTACGGCTGGTGGCCGGGGCGAAGTCGCTGATGCAAACCGTCAGCAGCACCCATCAAAAACTGGCCGAAACCACCGCCGAATATTTTCTGGAAGAGAACCCGATGTTGAAGCGCCCGCAAGCCGTCCGTGAATTTGCCACCGATGTCGCACGCCTGCGCGACGATGTCGAACGCATGGCCAAGCGCATCGCGCGCCTGAAAGGTCGCACGCAATGA